The region aaagaaaatatatatatatatataatacatcatTCAATAAAGGATTTATGTCATGGATTGATGAACTAACAGAATGTTAAGGACATATTTTCTacattaaaatatttgatagtCAACAAAAATCATGGGACAAAGATCTTAAAAGTCATGATCAGTATGAATCACTTAACTAGTGGTTAAATACATTATACGTGCATTATAATGAAAGTACAGTCCCACACAATCATTTCTCATAGTTAAAAAAAGTCTCACACAACTACAAAATAACAATGCTGAACCTTTCACAAGAAATACAACGATGTATATGCATAGGGATTAAAACAAAATAGCCACAAAATTGGATAGGAGAGGGGTTTCAGGAGTATTACTCTGGTGCATGATAGCCAAATGTTCCTAGGACCCTTGTAGAATGAAGGCGAGCAGCCATGTCAGGGGCTTGATTTGAAAGGTTAAAATCAGCAATTTTTGCCTTGAAATCTTCAAATAGAAGCACATTACTGGATCTGATATCTCGGTGTATTATAGAAGGTTGAACCTTCTCATGCAAATATTCCAATCCCCTAGCGGCATCAACAGCAATTCTAACCCGTTGCATCCAGTCCAGCACGGGGCCTGGCTGAGCTCCTTGGACTCCCTTTCTGCCTGCAGGGTAGAGATTGCTATTCATTAAGCAATCCAACTCAGTCAAGGGAAGGTGCATTAATTAAGCATACCATGCAAGATGTCATGAAGAGAACCCATGGTTGCAAATTCATATGCCAGCACTCGGATATTTCCTTCtacacagtaaccatgcaaCTCAACAAGATTATCATGTTTCAACCTTGAAACTGTGGAAACCTAAAGTGGAAAGTACAAGTATAATCAATTATGAGAATAGGTAAAGGAATACACTTAATGAAGAATGTGAGGCGtttaatgaaattaaatgataattttttttcatagaaattaaTCACCTGAGTCAAGAACTCAACATTTGACTCCGGCTCGGCCGCAACATCAAGCTTTTTAACTGCCACAGCTTTTCCATTGCTTAGATTTGCGTAGTATACTCTTCCATAGGATCCTTCCCCAATCAATGCTTTTGAGCCAAAATTGTCAGTTTTTTCTTTCAGCTCATCCAAGGACAGTGCTGGCACTTCAATAGGTGGAACTGCCTTTTGAACTTCAGCCTTGACGGGAGCAGAAGCCTTTGACCCTTTTGGATATCCTGAAAAATGCGCATAAAGAAGTAAGCAGGCATAAAAAgtaaagatgaaaacaaaaatatgataaaGCAAAACATCACAAGATAGCTTCCAAGAACCCCAAAATAGAAGTATCTTAGTATAAAAATTGATATGCATTTTTTGTCCCtatataacacaaaaataatccCAACTTCTTGTCTTACAATCTTTGCTTTACACaccaaaggaaaaaaatgttgGCCTATCTCTGCACAAACTTCACCAACTCCTGCACCCTCTTTCCCCTATTTGAGGACTCTGTCCCCATTTCTTTTCAAGAGATAAATGTAAAGGCTAGGGTTAATTAGCAAATTTTAGCTAGTGTATCAATTCTACAactttaatttatcaatttgacatttgaaatttcaattttgaatcaattctACAACACTgttaaaacttaaataattaataatcttttgatatattaattattgatttttcttcccatttttcaaACTTTATCGTGCACATAACTAGAGTTTGTCATTATGTGCATGGTTAATTAAAGGAAcaggaagagaaagaaaatcttATTTTACAAGGGCAAACTAACAAACATCAAACAAAATCTAATATATTCAGACAAAGATGTCATGGTGTAtactatttgcagacgacatagtgttggtggatgaaataaaaggagtgaacactaagcttgagttgtggagaaacaatttagaatctaagagatttaaattaagtagaaagaaaacagaatataagaAATGTatatttagtaagaatgcaaaagtggaggatgttataataaaattggaagaccaaatcttacaaagaaaataccattttcgatatttgggatcagtgattcaaaaaaatggagaaattcacaaggatgtcacacataaaattaaggcatgttggctaaaatggagaaatgcatcgagggtgttatgtgatggtaaaatcccattaaaactgaaagaaaaattctataggacagctataagaccaattttgttgtatgATTTAGAATGTTgagcagtcaaataccagcatgagcaaaagacaagGGTGGCGGAGATGAGGACGTTAAGATGGATGCATggccatacaagaaatgataaaattagaaatgaagttattcgtaataaggtaggaatagtgccaatcaaggagaagatgagagagactggactaagatggtttggtcatgtgagaaggagaccaagagacgctcctgtgaggagagttgatgaaatggaacaattagtcaaaaaaagaggtagaagcAGACTCAataaaactttgggagagacattaaagtttgatatgaagtgtatggacctaaataaagatatgacaaaagacagaaatacatggaagtctagaattcatgtagccgaccccacat is a window of Diospyros lotus cultivar Yz01 chromosome 10, ASM1463336v1, whole genome shotgun sequence DNA encoding:
- the LOC127812068 gene encoding PTI1-like tyrosine-protein kinase 3; protein product: MRKWLCCVCQVEEPYQSTDNEPFKSPANHNDGYPKGSKASAPVKAEVQKAVPPIEVPALSLDELKEKTDNFGSKALIGEGSYGRVYYANLSNGKAVAVKKLDVAAEPESNVEFLTQVSTVSRLKHDNLVELHGYCVEGNIRVLAYEFATMGSLHDILHGRKGVQGAQPGPVLDWMQRVRIAVDAARGLEYLHEKVQPSIIHRDIRSSNVLLFEDFKAKIADFNLSNQAPDMAARLHSTRVLGTFGYHAPEYAMTGQLTQKSDVYSFGVVLLELLTGRKPVDHTMPRGQQSLVTWATPRLSEDKVKQCVDLKLKGEYPPKGVAKLAAVAALCVQYEAEFRPNMSIVVKALQPLLKSPAPAPEI